The Patescibacteria group bacterium region GCGGTAGCGGCAACGCTTGTCGCACCGCTCTCCGCGTCCGCTTTTAGTATCGGCGGTTTTTTTAGAAGTATTTTTGGAGTATCTGAGGCAAACGAAGTGACGCGTGAGCGGCTCGAGCCAGTGCCTGACCCAGTACAAAAACCATTTCCTTTTTTATCATCAGAAGCACCAGCCGATCCACATCAGATTGATACACAGATTGTTGATGATACCGCTATCGCCTCATCAGTAGGCCCGCTGGGCAATGTAGCAGAGGCCGCCGAGAGTAGCATCTCATATAAAATTTCTACCTACACGGTGCGCAAGGGCGATACTTTGACGCTTATCGCAAAAACATTTGATGTCTCAGATCAGACGATTCGCTGGGCAAACAATATTCCCAAAGGCGGCAAGATTAAAGAGGGCGATGTGCTGGTTATCTTGCCGGTATCGGGCGTAAAACATACCGTCAAAAAAGGTGAAACGGTAGCGACGATTGCCAAAAAATATGGTGGTGATCCCGATGACATCGTAGACTTTAATGATTTAGATCCAAAAGACGCGCTCGAAGTAGGTGCCATTGTGCTCGTGCCTGATGGAGAAGTCACCGAAGTATCAGCGCCTTCAACGCCATCACGCCCCGCAGTTGTTCGTGGCAGTGGCCCCGAACTCGTCGGTTATTACTTGCGCCCGCTCGCCGGTGGTACACGCTCGCGCGGTATTCACGGGTATAACGGTATTGATATCGCAGCCCTTCGCGGTACGCCCGTGCGCGCGTCAGCGGCAGGCACCGTTATCATCGCGCGCGGTTCGGGTTGGAATGGTGGATACGGTAGCTATGTGGTAATTGCGCATGCAAACGGTACGCAGACTCTGTATGCTCACCTCAGCGCGGTAAATATTTTAGTCGGAGAATCAGTCGGGCAAGGAGAAACCATCGGCGCGGTAGGCTCAACCGGTAAATCAACTGGCAATCACCTACACTTCGAAGTCCGCGGTGCGAAGAATCCTTTCTAAAAAATATTTAGTTAAAATAAAAAACTCCGCTTAATGCGGAGTTTTTATATAAGAGACTTTAGAGGAACCAATAATTTATATAGCAGAGAATCTGAACAGCCAATCGAAAAAAATCTTGCTGGATATGTCTGAGTAAATTATTGGCTTTTCTAAAGCCTTGAGGACCCGCATGCAGGTCGAGAAATTTTCTCTATGTAGTATATACAGTATAGCATCTCTATACTTATTTGTCAATACTAGCTCAAAAACAAATCTTTTTTGGGGCGGTATTGAAGTGCTTCAAGTAAATGTTCGCGCCCGATATTTTTTGTACCAGCAAGATCCGCAATCGTACGCGACACTTTGAGTACGCGATGATACGCGCGCGCTGACAGGTCCAACCGTTTTGACGCATCTTCCAAAAGTTTTTTCTCCGTCTCACCAAGCGCGCAATGTGTCTTGATATCGCGCAGTGTCATTTCACTGTTGGTCGCAAATTGCACCTCGCCAAATCGCACGCGTTGAGCATTACGTGCTAAGGTAACACGCTCGCGCACGGCGGCGGACGTCTCCCCCGCCTCCGTATCAGAAGCTAGTTTTTCATATTCTACTTGTGGCATTTCAAGCCACATATCAATACGATCAACGATTGGGCCCGAGAGTCTGCGCGCGTAGCGTTCGAGCGCACTATTGCTACAGGTGCAAATTTTAGTTGATCCTTTGTTGCCGCATGGGCACGGGTTCATGGCGGCAGCCAGCATGATGTGTGCGGGAAATGTCATAGAACCTTTTGCGCGTGAAATAGAGATCATCCGATCTTCTAATGGTTGGCGTAGCGTTTCAATCACTCTCCTATCAAATTCAGGAAACTCGTCTAAAAAAAGTACGCCGCCGTGCGCAAGTGTTACCTCACCCGGGCGCGGTATCGTGCCGCCACCGACGAGTGAAACATACGAAGAGGTATGGTGTGGACTCCGAAAAGGTCGTTCGCGCACGACGCCTCCCCGCAAAACACCCGCCGCGCTATGTATGGATGTAATGTCGAGCGCTTCTTCAAATGAGAGTGGAGGGAGTATTGATGCCAGAGCCCGCGCGAGTAGGGTCTTGCCGGTACCAGGCGGACCGATAAATGCCACATGGTGATTGCCTGCCGCCGCGATCTCAAGGCCGCGCTTGGCAAATTCTTGACCTTTGATATCGCGCAGATCAAGCTCGGGGTTCTCTGTCTTTGGTGAAAACATTTTTTGTCTCACGGGTTCAAGTGTATGCTCACCCATCAAATGTTTGGTGATGTCGGAGAAATGTTTTATGGCATAGATAGTGATACCGCCTACCAGTGACGCTTCCTCAAGATTGCCCTCGGGTACATACGCCTCATCAAATCCGTTTTCACGCGCCGATAGCAAGAGGGAGACAACACCGCGCACGGGCCGTGTGGATCCTTCGAGTGCTAACTCGCCTACAAAGAATTTTTTTTCTGGCGCAAATTTTATCTGACCCGATTCAGCCAAGTACGCGAGTGCGATCGGTACATCAAAAAAAGCGCCCTCTTTCGGCAAGTCCGCGGGCGCCAGATTCACGGTGATGCGATTGTTTTTCTTTTGTGGTGGGCGAAAGCCCGAATTTTTTATAGCGGCAGACACGCGTTCTCGCGCTTCTTCTACTGCTTTATCAGGTAGTCCTACAATCGAGAGGCGGTGAAGTCCCGGCACCATATCAATTTCAACTTCAATAGGAAATCCCTTGAGCCCTACAATTTGTCCCGAGTGGATTTTTGTCGCCACAGGTTTATGACGAGTGTTTGATACAGGTTTTTGCGGCGGGGTTGGCCTCAAGGCGCGCTTCATCAATTTCTATTCCATCTACTTCGCATTTGCCAAAATCGCCCGTAGGAATGCGATCGAGTGCCGCATCAATCTCGCGCAATTTTTCTTCGAGGGCAGTTTCTACGCCAAGCGCGTTATCAAACTCCTCTACTTCGTCAGCCATATCGTTGCGATCTGATGGATCAACATTGAGATCAGGATATGATGGCTCCCAATCACCCGGTACCTTTGGATTTTTGGTGCCGACTGATGAAAGAGTTTTTTCAATTTGCAGTTTTTCTTCGCGCAGAAGTTTTTCAAATTTTGCAGTATTCATACTC contains the following coding sequences:
- a CDS encoding TraR/DksA C4-type zinc finger protein, which encodes MNTAKFEKLLREEKLQIEKTLSSVGTKNPKVPGDWEPSYPDLNVDPSDRNDMADEVEEFDNALGVETALEEKLREIDAALDRIPTGDFGKCEVDGIEIDEARLEANPAAKTCIKHSS
- a CDS encoding YifB family Mg chelatase-like AAA ATPase — encoded protein: MATKIHSGQIVGLKGFPIEVEIDMVPGLHRLSIVGLPDKAVEEARERVSAAIKNSGFRPPQKKNNRITVNLAPADLPKEGAFFDVPIALAYLAESGQIKFAPEKKFFVGELALEGSTRPVRGVVSLLLSARENGFDEAYVPEGNLEEASLVGGITIYAIKHFSDITKHLMGEHTLEPVRQKMFSPKTENPELDLRDIKGQEFAKRGLEIAAAGNHHVAFIGPPGTGKTLLARALASILPPLSFEEALDITSIHSAAGVLRGGVVRERPFRSPHHTSSYVSLVGGGTIPRPGEVTLAHGGVLFLDEFPEFDRRVIETLRQPLEDRMISISRAKGSMTFPAHIMLAAAMNPCPCGNKGSTKICTCSNSALERYARRLSGPIVDRIDMWLEMPQVEYEKLASDTEAGETSAAVRERVTLARNAQRVRFGEVQFATNSEMTLRDIKTHCALGETEKKLLEDASKRLDLSARAYHRVLKVSRTIADLAGTKNIGREHLLEALQYRPKKDLFLS
- a CDS encoding M23 family metallopeptidase — protein: MRLILRHLFVFAVAATLVAPLSASAFSIGGFFRSIFGVSEANEVTRERLEPVPDPVQKPFPFLSSEAPADPHQIDTQIVDDTAIASSVGPLGNVAEAAESSISYKISTYTVRKGDTLTLIAKTFDVSDQTIRWANNIPKGGKIKEGDVLVILPVSGVKHTVKKGETVATIAKKYGGDPDDIVDFNDLDPKDALEVGAIVLVPDGEVTEVSAPSTPSRPAVVRGSGPELVGYYLRPLAGGTRSRGIHGYNGIDIAALRGTPVRASAAGTVIIARGSGWNGGYGSYVVIAHANGTQTLYAHLSAVNILVGESVGQGETIGAVGSTGKSTGNHLHFEVRGAKNPF